Within Halalkalibaculum roseum, the genomic segment ACCAACCCAATCAAATATCTCCACATGCTCTTCCAGCATGCTGCAAACTTGATTCAGCTTTTCATCGCGAGTCCCTTCACCCGAAACGATATTTTTGGTTCTGTCAATGAGTTCACTGTAGGAGATTTTGTCTGCCGTTTTCATTATTTCACTATTTAATATGGTAAGTTCCAAAGCTTTAAATCTACGGTTTAATTTATCGTTTGGAAAGCATCATAATTAATTTCTGTGGTCTTTAAATTGTCATCAATACTTTCCTATCTTTGCGCCTATGTTTGAAGAATTTATTAAAGAATCCGTTCCACTTTCCAGCTATTTTGTAGGAACAACAACGTTCCTGCTTGCTGCATTTACCTCAATCATCTCAGTCGCGAATCCACTGGCGGCCATGCCGGTATTTGTATCCTTGACCGAGGAGAATACCGATGCTGAGCGATCGAATATCGCCAGGAAATCTTCCTTTTATATGTTCATGGTGCTGACCATCTTCCTGTTTGGCGGGACCTACATCATGAGCTTTTTCGGCATCAGTCTGCCTGGCATCCGTATCGCGGGAGGACTCATTATTATGCGCGCTGCTGTATCCATGTTGAGCCCTGAAGATCCAGGTCGTAAGCTTTCGGAGGTAGATCGTGAGGCAGCCAAGGAGAAGGATGACATTTCTTTCACGCCGATGGCCATGCCCATGCTCTCAGGTCCCGGTAGCATAGCCGTTGTCATCGGTCTGGCATCTCAGGCTGAAGGTTTTTTCGATCTGCTAATGGTTACGGTGGCAATCGCAATAGTGGCCCTGATCTCGTATCTCATACTTCGTCTAGCCCCCATTTCAGCCCGATACATCGGACCTTCCGGCATGAGTGCCGTCACCCGCATGATGGGCTTTATCGCCATGGCTATTGCCGTTCAATTTATCCTCAATGGCATTTCCAGGTATTTTGGGATAGGATAGGGCTGGATGCTGGATACTGGATACTGGATACTGGATACTGGAACAGGGGATCTTCTTTTCTAAGAAAAAAACAAGCTTTAATTGATTTTCATAACTGGAAATCTACAATCAATCCGCGCTAATTCGTATCATTCGAGGCATCAGTGTTCCATTGCAAGTAGCTATTTAAAAAAACACCACTGGGAGGATCACTGCCCCATCCATTGTTTCCGGAGCAGAGCGCCGGAAACAGAGAAATTCAAACTCCTGAATTCTGAATTCTGANACAGGGGATCTTCTTTTCTAAGAAAAAAACAAGCTTTAATTGATTTTCATAACTGGAAATCTACAATCAATCCGCGCTAATTCGTATCATTCGAGGCATCAGTGTTCCATTGCAAGTAGCTATTTAAAAAAACACCACTGGGAGGATCACTGCCCCATCCATTGTTTCCGGAGCAGAGCGCCGGAAACAGAGAAATTCAAACTCCTGAATTCTGAATTCTGAATTCCCAATTCTCTTCCCTTTGACCTTCTCACTACTCCCTTCTGTCATAAATCATCCTCATCCCATCCAACGTCAGCAGTGGATCCACCCTATCGAAACTTTCGATATAGGGAGCCAGTGTTTCGGCAAGCCCGCCGGTGGCTACGACCTGCGCCTGACCGATCTCTTCCTTTATTTTATTGATCAACCCCTCTACCATACAGGCATGTCCCCTGATCAATCCGCTCTGCATAGCACCTACAGTATCTGTTGCCAATACCTTTGAAGGAACCCTGAGCGGGATATCTCCCAGCAGAGCCGTCCTACCAATCAAGGCATCAATGGTAATCTTAAGTCCGGCACAGATCACCCCTCCCGTAAGCCTACCGGGCTGTTCAACCGCAACGAGGGTAGTGGCCGTCCCAAAGTCCACAACAATGCAGGTATCCTGAGTGGAGTGGTACGCGCCCACAGCCCCGGCAATCAGGTCCGGACCAATCTCTTTAGGGTTATCAGCCTCCAGGGATATACCCGAATCTGTATGGTGACCTAAAATGAGGGGCATAATCCCTGTCAACTCATGCAGGGCATTTTGCAAATGATCCGTCAGGTGCGGTACCACGCTGGCTATCATCACCCCGCTGATGGTTTCCAATGGAATATCAGCCTGTTCAAAATGGGAAAGAAAAATCGCGCGGTAGTCATCGCTACCTTTATCTTTTTCCGTTTCAATTCTCCAAACCTGTATCCACTCTCCACCGTCATAGATACCCAGCACAATGTTGCTGTTACCTGCATCAACTGCTAAAAACATGTAATTACTTCCTGTGTCTATTTGGATTATTTACGCTAACCTGCTATGCTAAGGATGCGAAAATTTGAATCAAAGACAAAACTATATGGGTGACCCGAACATAGCACAGACGAAACCATTTGTAATGGAAATAGATGCCGGCACATATGCATGGTGTGCTTGCGGCCAATCTGATAATCAGCCTTATTGCGACGGTTCCCATAAAGGTTCGGAATTCAAGCCAATTATCGAACAGGTTGAAGAATCCAAGCGTGTTGCCTGGTGCGGGTGCAAGCATTCCGACAATGCCCCTTTCTGTGATGGCACCCATAAAGAGCTGTAGGTATAAAAATGGATGCCACCACACGTCTTAAGCGCCTATTCAGATTCGATGTCTGGGCTACGCGGCATATGATGGAAGTTCTGAGGGAAAATCCGGATCTCGATAAATACCAAGAGGCCCTTCATCTGCTTGGACACCTGCTCAATACCCAGCAGATATGGTACCTGCGGACAGTTAGCAAAAGTTCTGATCACCTGAACCTATGGCCCGAAATCGACCTGGAGAAATGTGAAAACATATACAACTCCATGCCTGACAAATGGGACGAATTGTTGTCTAAGCACCAAGATGATCCCGATATTCTCATTTCCTATCAAAATACAAAGGGTGACTCCTACGAAACCAAGCTATCGGATATACTTTACCATGTTATCATTCACGGACAGCACCATCGTGCCCAGATAGCTACCCTGTTCAGGAAGTCAGATATCGACCCGCCGCCAACTGATTTCATCTACTTTACACGAATGCACCACTGACATTTTCAATTAACAGGACAGTACTCTGGAAACCCTAGAAAGTATCTTAGCAGCTTTTTCAAGTTTCATGTGGGGCACCCCGCTGGTCATTTTGCTATGCGGGGGCGGACTCTTTTTCATGGTCTATTCCAGGTTTACACCTTTTCGATATTTCGGTCACGCCATACAGGTACTAAGGGGTAAATATGATGACCCTGATGACCCGGGTGATATCAATCACTTCCAAGCGCTTGCCAGTGCCCTGGCAGCCACTGTGGGACTGGGTAATATCAGCGGTGTGGCTGTTGCTATTGCTATGGGCGGACCGGGTGCCGTTTTTTGGATGTGGGTAAGCGCCTTCCTGGGCATTGCCACTAAATTTTTTACCTGTACCCTGTCGATAATGTATCGCGGTAAAGATAGCGAAGGACACATACAAGGCGGAACCATGTACATGATTGTGGAAGGGCTAGGCCGGAAATGGAAGCCGCTTGCTGTGCTTTTTGCCATTGCGGGACTATTCGGTCCGCTTCCCATATTCCAGGCCAACCAGCTTACCCAGGCACTGCGAGAAATTGTCTACATACCAAACGGTTGGGTTACCGAACAGGCGCATTTTACCGGAGATCTCATTACCGGTTTGATCATACTGGCAATCGTTTCCCTGGTCATTTTCGGCGGCATAAAGCGTATCGGTAAGGTTGCTTCACGGATGGTTCCGGCGATGGTGATTCTCTATATGGGTATCGTATTTGTGATACTCGGCATCCATATAGACGTACTGCCCCAATACCTGAAACTCATTGTGACTGATGCCTTCACGGCCCAGGCAGCACTTGGCGGAGCAGTCGGCCAGATTATCATCACAGGATTCAAGCGCGCTGCTTTCTCCAATGAGGCAGGGATCGGTACCGCTACCCTGGCCCATGGCGCCGCAAAAACCAAAGAACCGATCCGGGAGGGCTTGGTTGCCATGATGGGTCCTGCTATTGACACCTTGCTGGTTTGTACACTGACTGCCCTTTCCATTCTGGTTACCGGCGTCTGGAGAACCGGCGATGAGAATGGAATCGCTCTTACCGCAGCCGCTTTCGGAGAAGCCCTCGGCCCCACAGGACCCTACCTGTTAATTCTCTGCGTAGCAGTCTTTGCCTTCAGTTCCCTATTCACCTACTCCTATTACGGAACCAAGTGTTTCGGATTCCTGGTGGGAGCTGACAAACAGAAGTATTATAACTACTTCTACGTCATCTCCATTATATTTGGATCGGTGACAACTATATCCGCCGTAATTAACCTTATCGACGGTATGTACGCCGTCATGGCAATTCCTACAATGACGGTAGCCCTTCTGCTGGCACCCAAGGTGATGGATGCCGCACGAGACTACTTCTCACGGATGGATACCTTCAAGATTTATAAATAATTGCCGTTATCCTTGATTTTATGATCAGGGGTTTCACCGTGTGTTGCAAAATACTTAGCCGGTTTGTTTGCACTTAAAAATATTAGTTTCCGTCTTTCCCATCTGCACATCCGGCTCAACACGACAAAGCTCTGCTCGTCACATTTTTCAATCCCGGCGCAACAATCTCCGTATCTCCTACCAGCCTAATAACTCAATATGGAGGTCTTATTATGATCAACAAAAAACAAGCGTTTAAAATAGTCACCGCAATGTTAATAGCTGCTTTTGCAGCTCTGCCGCTTACCATTCAGGCACAGGATACCGAGCTGTTCGAATCCGTTCGCAGCAGCGATCACTACTCTCTGGAATCGATGATTAACAATGGAATGGATATCGACCAGATGGATCAAAGTAAAAATACCGCTCTCATGGTTGCCGCTAAAATAGGCGACAAGCTGGTCGTAGATGCATTGCTGGATAATAATGCAAATCCCAACATCACCAACAGTGCCGGCGCAACCGCCCTCATGATTGCAGCCAAATACGGCCATGCTCATGTGGTAGACAGGCTCCTGCAGCATAATGCCGATCCATTGATCCAAAACCATAACGGTATTCGCGCTTCACGCTTTGCCATAGCCTACGGGCATGACAATGTATACCGTCAGCTGTTGGATGCTGAACAGGATGCATTGAAAGGGGATGGAGAACTGACACGAACTACCTCCTAAAACCGGTACAGTCATCATTAAATGTCTAAAGGCGTATACAATAAATAGAAGTTGCCAACGTATAGTAATATAGATTTAACGCAGCAATGAAATACGCTTTACATAAAGACATTATTTAAGAGCTTGACAAGCTGATTGTTCCCCAAGACACAGCTATTAAATCTTAGCATAGATAACCTCAGCCCCAGTTCGATTGGATTCGATCTGGGGTTTTTTATATTTATGGATTCATAGACCCAATCCTTTATATTACCATAAATATTTATCCAAACTCTTACAGATGCCAGACCTTATTTTAGGAATTGATCCGGGTTCCAGAAATACCGGCTACTCTATTCTCACGGAAGAAAACGGCAAGCTGGTAGCCTTGAGGTGTGACGTGATAAAACTGGCCCATCTCGATGATCACTCCGATCGATTACAGCATATTTTTGAAAAGGTAACCGATATCATTAAATCGTTTAATCCTACTTCCTGTGCCGTGGAAACGCCGGTCTATGGGGTGGATCCTCTGGCCATGCTGAAACTGGGAAGAGCCCAAGCTGCTGCCATCCTGGCCATCACAAACAATGGTATCTCTGTAAAAGAGTACTATCCCAAAGAGGTGAAGAAATCCATCACCGGAAACGGTAACGCCAGCAAAGATCAGGTTGCCTTTATGCTTCGCAAGATGGTTACCCTTCCCGAGGAGAAGCTCTCCAAGGATGCCACCGACGCCCTTGCCGTGGCCTGGTGTCATCTCATGAAATATAACTCGCTTGAAAATCAAGTACCTTCTTCCGGACAGAAACTTCATCAGAATAATAGCAAAGGCAGCTGGGAATCATTTGTAGCCAATAATCCGGACCGGGTCAGGGATTGAAATTGAAACCTTTTATTACAGCAGGCAACACCTCGATACACGTAGCAGAAATATCTAAGTGACAAAAACATGATTGCATATCTGAAAGGTACTCTTGCCAAGAAAGCATCCGAAGCCATCATAGTTGATGTGCATGATGTCGGCTACGAAGTTGAAATATCCAGCCAGACCTTCGACCAGCTCCCGGCAGAGGGCAAAGACCTGAAGTTGTTGATTCACCACCACATCACAGATAACGATCAGCGCTTATTCGGATTTTTCTCTTCCGACGAGAAAGAGCTCTTTGAATTGCTGAACGGTGTAAAAGGTGTCGGGCCGAAACTGGGCCTAAAAATACTCTCCGGCCTCCCGGCTCCCGATATTATACAGGCTATCGTTCAGGCCGATAAAACGGCCCTTTCTCAAATATCGGGGATAGGTAAAAAAACCGCTGAGCGTATGATTCTGGAACTTAAAGATAAGATTGGTGAAATAGCCACTACCGCGGGAACCGCACCCTCCGGTTCTGTTTCCGGAAATCTGAAGGACGAAGCCATATCGGCCCTGGAGTCTCTCGGCTTTAAAAAACGGGATGCTGAGAAAGCAGTGGTTGCCGCCGCACGGGAAAATGATGCAGGAGGCGACGTGCAACTCCTCATAAAAAATGCCCTTTCCCAGCTCAAGAGATAACAATTATTTAATGTACCTTGGGTTTAAGTTGGAACATGCAATTCGTACTATGGTGACGAAATAGAGCTTATTTTTTCGTTTATTATAGTTGTACCCAATTAATTTCTTTTCCTGTGGCTGAACAAAAAACAATTCTGGTTGTTGATGACGAACAAGACCTCCTTGACTTAATAGAATACAATCTCAAAAAAGAGGGCTTTGACGTACTGAAAGCCGAGGACGGAAAAGAAGGGATAAAGATGGCCCGCAAGCATATGCCGGACCTCGTCCTGCTGGATATCATGATGCCCAAGATGGACGGGCTTGAAGCGGTAGAAGTGATTCGCAATGATGAAGAACTGAAACGAATCCCAATAATTTTCCTGACTGCCCGGGGAGACGAGAAGACCGAAGTAGAGGGACTCAATAAGGGAGGAGATGACTACATCACAAAACCCATCAGTACAACCAAATTGATATCACGTATCAAGGCTGTACTCCGGCGATTTGAGGATAATGAGGATTTCGGAAACAGGCTTGAAGTGCATGACCTGGTCATCGACAAAGATCGCTACATTGTAACGCAGGACGAGGAAGAATTTCAGCTGCCACGCAAGGAGTTTGAACTGCTTTATTTCCTGGCCAGCCGAAAGGGCAAGGTGATGGATCGTCAGACCCTGCTCAACCAGGTTTGGGGTGATAATATCTATGTAGTGGACAGAACCATTGACGTTCATGTTCGAAAGATCCGGGAGAAATTGGGCGATGAGTATATTGAAACTGTGAAAGGAGTAGGATATCGCTTTAAGGAATGATTAAAAATCCAGTTAAACGGAACTCCAGGCTTGCGGTTCGCAGTGCGCTGATCTCAGCAATACCGGTGGGAATAGCCGGCGGACTGCTCTCCTACTTTTTTTTTAGCATTCCGCTTTCGAATGCCCTCATTTTTATGGCTGCTCTCGCCGTAATCACCTCTATTATTGCCTATTGGGTTATTTATAAAATTCAGTTCTCACGTCTTGAACAGCTGAATCGGATCACCCGCAATATCGCCCGAAAGCGGTTCGAGGATTATGAAAACCTCTCCACCGACCATAAGGATGAATTGGACTATTTGATTACGCAATCGGTACGAGCCAGTAAAACGGTGGAGCGTGAGATACAGCGGCTGAACCGCATTGAAAACTATCGCAAGGAGTTCATCGGTGATATCTCTCATGAGCTTAAAACACCCATCTTTGCCATCCAAGGATTTATTGAAACCCTGCTTAATGGGGCCATCGAGGATGAAGAGGTGAACCGCCAGTTCCTGAAAAAAGCGATGCGCAATGTGAACCGCCTAACCTTCCTCACCAAAGACTTGATGGAGATTTCCAAGCTGGAAACCGGTGAGCTGAAATCAGAAATTCAGGATATTTATGTAGGTAACCTGATCAAGGATGTGGTTGAAAGCCTGCAGTACAAGGCGCAAAAAGAGAACGTTGAAATAGAATTGGAGGATATCGGTAAAAACATCCTGGTTCATGCCGATCGCAATCAGATCAAGCAGGTGTTGATCAATCTCGTCGAAAATGCCATCAAATATAACCGTTCAGGCGGTACGGTTACGGTAGGCACTAAACCATTTTCGAAGGATAAAAACCGGATACTCGTTTACATTCAAGATACCGGCATTGGTATTGACCAGCAGTATATTGACCGGGTCACCGAACGATTTTTCCGGGTTGACAAATCACGCTCGCGGGAAAAAGGCGGTACCGGACTTGGCCTGGCCATTGTAAAGCATATCATGGAAGCACACGGTGAGAAGTTTTTTATTGAAAGCACACCCGGCGTAGGATCTACCTTCAGTTTTACCCTCACAAAAGTTCAGCGCAGCCCAGTTTCGGACACAATTGACTGAGAATGGAATCAATTGTATAACTTCGGCTAAAGGTAAAGTTTTTAATTAATGGGTTTATGTGATTATTTAATTTTTGAGCCAGCCCATCTCTAGTCAAGATATTCTTAGAGAACATTAAGTCACGCAAAGAGCGCTAAGTATACGCAAAGAATTCTGAGAAGAGGATGAATGAAAATGAGTTATCTTATAAGATTATTGGTGTCGCCCTGCAATTGCATTCTACTTTAGGGCCGGGCTTACTGGAGTCTGCCTATGAAGAGGCTCTTGCCTATGATTTAATTAAATCAGGTTTCGTTGTTCAAAGACAATTACCCATGCCAATGATTTATAAAGAGATCCAAATGGATATTGGTTATCGGATTGATCTGATGATAGATCATAAAGTCATCATTGAACTGAAATCCATTGAAAAACTTGCTCCGGTTCATTTTGCTCAAACCTTAACCTATTTAAAACTGGCTGGACTAAAGTTGGCTCTGCTTATCAATTTTAATAGCCGATATTTAAAGGACGGTATTCACCGAATTGTAAACAATTTGTAAATCCATATCTTTGCGCATACTTAGCGCCCTTTGCGTGAAAGTTCTTCTTATATTTAAATTAATTCTCAAAATTCAATAGAATCTATGCTACATGCTGTAATTATGGCCGGAGGATCCGGTACTCGTTTTTGGCCGCGAAGCACTAAAGAAAAGCCCAAACAGTTTCTTAAAATATTCGGTGACCGGACCATGCTCCAAGAGACGGTCGATCGCATTGAGCCGGTAATTCCGCCAGAGCGAGTCTGGGTGATCACCAACGAGCGATACATGCAGCTGGTTAAGGAACAGCTTCCCGATGTGCCCGAGTCAAACATCATCGGTGAACCGGTAGCAAGAAATACGGCCCCTTGCGTAGCATCAGCCGCCACACTGCTGCAGGAAAAAGATCCGGAAGCAACCATGGTAGTGCTACCTGCCGATCACAGCATCGGGAATCCGGAAAAGTTTATCACTATCCTGGAAACAGCGGCCCATAAGGCTGACGAAGACGACGCCCTGATAACTATCGGAATCCGTCCCGACCGACCGGAAACCGGCTACGGCTATATAGAATTCAGCAAGGACTCCGATGAAACCGTAAAAGGACACGAAGTAAAAAAGGTTGTTCAGTTCCGGGAGAAGCCCGATCTGAAAACGGCCCGTCAGTTTATATTTTCGGGCAACTTCCTCTGGAACAGCGGGATGTTTGTCTGGAAAGCTGCAGTAATTGCAAATCAGTTTAAAAAACACCTCCCCGAAGTATACGAGCAGATGGAAGAACTGGAACCGGCCGTGGGTACCAATGAGCAGGGTGAAGCTATCAACAACTTTTACCGGAACTGCCCCTCCATCTCCATCGATTACGGCATCATGGAAAAAGCCGAAACCGTGTACGTGGTACCGGGTGAATTCGGCTGGAATGACGTTGGTAGCTGGCGCGCCGTTTACGATCTGCGCGAAAAAGACGAAAAGGGTAATGTGATCCAGTCAGATACTGCCATTCTGGAATCCTCAGAAAACAATCTAGTGCACAGTGAGAACAAAAAGCTGATCACCCTGGTAGGGGTTGAGAACCTGGCTGTAGTAGAAACCGAAGATGCCATTCTGGTATGCAATCTCGATGAATCCCAAGGTGTGAAACAAATCGTAGAAGCCCTCAAGTCAAACAAAGACCTCGAAAAATATCTCTAATACAATGGAACACAGATGACGCTGATACAAAATCCGCGGTTCCCGTGTTCTATTCCACCTCGACTATAAGCTGATCATAAGCCAGTTGAACATGATCCGGCAGCTTCTTGTTGCTCTCCTCATGATTAACATAGGAGTTCATGTGAATTAGATAGGTCTTCGGCACCTCCAGCTCCTCCGCCAGTTCGGCCGCTTCAGGAATCGTCAGGTGTGTGGGATGTTCCGGCTCCCACCTCAATCCGCTCAGAACTAGCAGTTTGGAACCCCGGATTATATCCTTGGTGCTGTCCGGGATAGACTTTACATCGGTAAGGTAGGATATATCATTCAGCCGAAAGCCCATAACCGTGACATTTCCATGATGAGCCGGTAACGGCACAATATTCACATCCCTGAATTCCGTGGCTCGCTCCAGAACATGAATATCCAAAGAGGTTGACCCGGGATAGCGATTGGGACCGAACATATAATCGAAACGCGAACGAATGGCTTCGGCAGCCTTCTCCGTAGTATAGAGCGGGATGCTTTGATTCTGTTTGTAGCAGAACGGACGAAGGTCATCGAGTCCCGCGATATGATCCATATGTTCATGAGTAATCAGCACCAGGTCTACCGTATCCAGCCCCGAACGAATACTTTGCAGGCGAAATTCAGGACCGGTATCGATAACAATAGAACTCTCCTCGCTTTCAACCCAAGCCGAACAGCGCCAGCGAATATCTCTGGGATCTCCCTTCAGCCGCTCCGAACCGAAGCCTCCTGCTACGGGTACGCCCATCGATGTGCCTGTTCCTAGAAAGGTAAGCTTCATTTAATCCAGGTCAATGTCCAGTTCTTCAATTTCACTCTCAGCAAACTGATCGAAACGATCCCACAGCTCTTCCAGATGCTTGCGAACCGCCGGTTTAATGTAGATATCCTGCAGCTCCTTGTCATGCAGTACGCGGGCCAACAAGCCAACCTGCTGCTGAAGAGGTTTGTTTTTATTCATCACCACTAACATATCTCCTTCCATGATGCAATGGTCACCACGAAACGTGCCACGCTCCTTGCGAATGGTGTAGCCCGCCTGTTCCACGAGCTGCTCAAGTTCAATAATCAGTTTTTCAGATTTCATACATCTATTAGAATGTTACACCTACCAGAATGCTGTGAGAGGTAAGGTCATAATCAAATTCATTCTCATCAACGTCAAACCGGTTAAATTTGTAATTGTAGCCCAGGCTCAACCCGGTATCCCCGAATACGCGATCGAGAAACAATCTGAACTTCCCGTCAAGTTTTGCAAGGCTACCCCCAAAAGTACCTCCGGTGGCAAAAGAAAACCCGTAATGCGGTACAAATCCCGCCTGTATTCTGACGCGTTCGGAAGGACGCACACCGATAAAACCACCGAGTCCGGCTGCCAAGGCCCCCTGGCGAAATTGCGTAGCGTTGGTGATACTCTCATCCGAATTCACCGAAGTCAGGCTGGAAACCAGTTGAAAAGGAATCTGGATGGTCAGCTGTTTCTGCCTGAGAATAGAAAAACTGTACCCGGCTTGCACACCCGCGTCAAAGTAAGAAAAATCATCAATGCCGGTGAGCTGCCCGCCGGTAGCCAGGAAAAACTGTAGCGCAGGTGTTTCCAGTCGAAGGCGCACCAGGGATCCTGAAAAAGCAAAACGTCCTTCGTTTGCAGGCACGTCCAGGGCACCTCCCTGGTATTCAAAATCAATAGGTTCCAGACCCAGGTAAATACC encodes:
- the ruvA gene encoding Holliday junction branch migration protein RuvA, translated to MIAYLKGTLAKKASEAIIVDVHDVGYEVEISSQTFDQLPAEGKDLKLLIHHHITDNDQRLFGFFSSDEKELFELLNGVKGVGPKLGLKILSGLPAPDIIQAIVQADKTALSQISGIGKKTAERMILELKDKIGEIATTAGTAPSGSVSGNLKDEAISALESLGFKKRDAEKAVVAAARENDAGGDVQLLIKNALSQLKR
- a CDS encoding CDGSH iron-sulfur domain-containing protein, producing MGDPNIAQTKPFVMEIDAGTYAWCACGQSDNQPYCDGSHKGSEFKPIIEQVEESKRVAWCGCKHSDNAPFCDGTHKEL
- a CDS encoding response regulator — its product is MAEQKTILVVDDEQDLLDLIEYNLKKEGFDVLKAEDGKEGIKMARKHMPDLVLLDIMMPKMDGLEAVEVIRNDEELKRIPIIFLTARGDEKTEVEGLNKGGDDYITKPISTTKLISRIKAVLRRFEDNEDFGNRLEVHDLVIDKDRYIVTQDEEEFQLPRKEFELLYFLASRKGKVMDRQTLLNQVWGDNIYVVDRTIDVHVRKIREKLGDEYIETVKGVGYRFKE
- a CDS encoding mannose-1-phosphate guanylyltransferase, which translates into the protein MLHAVIMAGGSGTRFWPRSTKEKPKQFLKIFGDRTMLQETVDRIEPVIPPERVWVITNERYMQLVKEQLPDVPESNIIGEPVARNTAPCVASAATLLQEKDPEATMVVLPADHSIGNPEKFITILETAAHKADEDDALITIGIRPDRPETGYGYIEFSKDSDETVKGHEVKKVVQFREKPDLKTARQFIFSGNFLWNSGMFVWKAAVIANQFKKHLPEVYEQMEELEPAVGTNEQGEAINNFYRNCPSISIDYGIMEKAETVYVVPGEFGWNDVGSWRAVYDLREKDEKGNVIQSDTAILESSENNLVHSENKKLITLVGVENLAVVETEDAILVCNLDESQGVKQIVEALKSNKDLEKYL
- the ruvC gene encoding crossover junction endodeoxyribonuclease RuvC gives rise to the protein MPDLILGIDPGSRNTGYSILTEENGKLVALRCDVIKLAHLDDHSDRLQHIFEKVTDIIKSFNPTSCAVETPVYGVDPLAMLKLGRAQAAAILAITNNGISVKEYYPKEVKKSITGNGNASKDQVAFMLRKMVTLPEEKLSKDATDALAVAWCHLMKYNSLENQVPSSGQKLHQNNSKGSWESFVANNPDRVRD
- a CDS encoding MarC family NAAT transporter; translation: MFEEFIKESVPLSSYFVGTTTFLLAAFTSIISVANPLAAMPVFVSLTEENTDAERSNIARKSSFYMFMVLTIFLFGGTYIMSFFGISLPGIRIAGGLIIMRAAVSMLSPEDPGRKLSEVDREAAKEKDDISFTPMAMPMLSGPGSIAVVIGLASQAEGFFDLLMVTVAIAIVALISYLILRLAPISARYIGPSGMSAVTRMMGFIAMAIAVQFILNGISRYFGIG
- a CDS encoding ankyrin repeat domain-containing protein; protein product: MINKKQAFKIVTAMLIAAFAALPLTIQAQDTELFESVRSSDHYSLESMINNGMDIDQMDQSKNTALMVAAKIGDKLVVDALLDNNANPNITNSAGATALMIAAKYGHAHVVDRLLQHNADPLIQNHNGIRASRFAIAYGHDNVYRQLLDAEQDALKGDGELTRTTS
- a CDS encoding type III pantothenate kinase, with protein sequence MFLAVDAGNSNIVLGIYDGGEWIQVWRIETEKDKGSDDYRAIFLSHFEQADIPLETISGVMIASVVPHLTDHLQNALHELTGIMPLILGHHTDSGISLEADNPKEIGPDLIAGAVGAYHSTQDTCIVVDFGTATTLVAVEQPGRLTGGVICAGLKITIDALIGRTALLGDIPLRVPSKVLATDTVGAMQSGLIRGHACMVEGLINKIKEEIGQAQVVATGGLAETLAPYIESFDRVDPLLTLDGMRMIYDRRE
- a CDS encoding MBL fold metallo-hydrolase, with protein sequence MKLTFLGTGTSMGVPVAGGFGSERLKGDPRDIRWRCSAWVESEESSIVIDTGPEFRLQSIRSGLDTVDLVLITHEHMDHIAGLDDLRPFCYKQNQSIPLYTTEKAAEAIRSRFDYMFGPNRYPGSTSLDIHVLERATEFRDVNIVPLPAHHGNVTVMGFRLNDISYLTDVKSIPDSTKDIIRGSKLLVLSGLRWEPEHPTHLTIPEAAELAEELEVPKTYLIHMNSYVNHEESNKKLPDHVQLAYDQLIVEVE
- a CDS encoding alanine/glycine:cation symporter family protein; translation: MWGTPLVILLCGGGLFFMVYSRFTPFRYFGHAIQVLRGKYDDPDDPGDINHFQALASALAATVGLGNISGVAVAIAMGGPGAVFWMWVSAFLGIATKFFTCTLSIMYRGKDSEGHIQGGTMYMIVEGLGRKWKPLAVLFAIAGLFGPLPIFQANQLTQALREIVYIPNGWVTEQAHFTGDLITGLIILAIVSLVIFGGIKRIGKVASRMVPAMVILYMGIVFVILGIHIDVLPQYLKLIVTDAFTAQAALGGAVGQIIITGFKRAAFSNEAGIGTATLAHGAAKTKEPIREGLVAMMGPAIDTLLVCTLTALSILVTGVWRTGDENGIALTAAAFGEALGPTGPYLLILCVAVFAFSSLFTYSYYGTKCFGFLVGADKQKYYNYFYVISIIFGSVTTISAVINLIDGMYAVMAIPTMTVALLLAPKVMDAARDYFSRMDTFKIYK
- a CDS encoding sensor histidine kinase, producing MIKNPVKRNSRLAVRSALISAIPVGIAGGLLSYFFFSIPLSNALIFMAALAVITSIIAYWVIYKIQFSRLEQLNRITRNIARKRFEDYENLSTDHKDELDYLITQSVRASKTVEREIQRLNRIENYRKEFIGDISHELKTPIFAIQGFIETLLNGAIEDEEVNRQFLKKAMRNVNRLTFLTKDLMEISKLETGELKSEIQDIYVGNLIKDVVESLQYKAQKENVEIELEDIGKNILVHADRNQIKQVLINLVENAIKYNRSGGTVTVGTKPFSKDKNRILVYIQDTGIGIDQQYIDRVTERFFRVDKSRSREKGGTGLGLAIVKHIMEAHGEKFFIESTPGVGSTFSFTLTKVQRSPVSDTID
- a CDS encoding DinB family protein, giving the protein MDATTRLKRLFRFDVWATRHMMEVLRENPDLDKYQEALHLLGHLLNTQQIWYLRTVSKSSDHLNLWPEIDLEKCENIYNSMPDKWDELLSKHQDDPDILISYQNTKGDSYETKLSDILYHVIIHGQHHRAQIATLFRKSDIDPPPTDFIYFTRMHH
- a CDS encoding GxxExxY protein, which encodes MNENELSYKIIGVALQLHSTLGPGLLESAYEEALAYDLIKSGFVVQRQLPMPMIYKEIQMDIGYRIDLMIDHKVIIELKSIEKLAPVHFAQTLTYLKLAGLKLALLINFNSRYLKDGIHRIVNNL